The DNA segment CTATGCGGTCGGTCAGGGTGATCTGGCCGGCCTTGGGCACGGTCAGGGCGGCGCGGGTCATGCGGCGCACCCACTCGTAGCGCCCGCCCGCGATGGCGAGGATGGCATCCTCGTGCCTCATGAGCACACGATGCACGCGCTCCCACTGCTCGGGGTTCAGGCGCGCCCGCATCATCTCGGTGATCTCCTCGTCGCCCTCCAGCATCTTGAGGGCCACCCAGTCTTCGGGATAAGGCTCGGGCACGCTGCCGGCGATGAGGTCCGCGATTTCGGCCAGCACCTGGCGGTGGTCTTCGCGGATGTCCGGGCGACACACGCCCCGCGGCCCCTCGCGGTACACGCGCAGCACCGTATCCACCAGTTCGCGCACGCCCTGGTTCTTGGAGGCCACCATCGGGACGACGGGGAGGCCCAAGGCCGCCTCCAGCACGTGCGGCTCTATGCCGAGGCCCTGCTGCTGGGCCACGTCCACCATGTTCAGGGCCAGGACCACCGGCGCGGGCAGGCAGAGAATCTCGGAGAGTAGGTACAGGTTGCGTTCCAGCGAGGCCGCGTCGGCCACCATCACCACCACATCGGGACGCTCGCGGATGATGTAGTCGCGCGTGATGCGCTCCTCCAGCGAGTTCGCCGTCAGGCTGTAGGTCCCCGGCAAGTCCACAATCTGGATGTCCACGCCATCGCAGCGGTGGATGCCCTCCTTGCGCTCCACCGTCTTGCCCGGCCAGTTGCCCACGTGCTGATTCAGGCCGGTGAGCAGGTTGAACACGGTGGACTTGCCCACGTTGGGCTGGCCCACCAGGGCAACTCGGACGGTGCAGGCGCCCGCGGGCAGCGATGGGCCGTCGCCCTCGGCGCAGCAACCGAGCACGGATGAAGCCGAGCGCGCGGTTTCATCGGGATTCTTCATGCGACTTGTCTCCATTGAGCGTGATCCAAACGCGCTCCGCTTCGCCCCTGCCCAGCGCGATGCGGGTGCCGCGAACAAGCACAATGACCGGCCCGCGACCGAAGTTCTGCATCATGGTAACGGAAGCGCCAGGGGTAAATCCGAGCGCGGCCATGCGTGTCGTGAACCCGCGCCCCCCCTGGAGTTCGGCGACGGTGCCGGTATTCCCGGAAGGCAAGGCGCTCAGCGTGATGCGTTGGTCGGACTTCAGGGCTGCGTCGTGTGCAAGGGTGTGGTTTCTTGTACGCATGATGATCACCTCACTTCCGGTCTACGAGAATTTGCGAGGCCAGGTTTCTGCCAAGCGCCAGGAGGGCCTCGCCCACGCGAAGGGTCAGGGGGCCGTCAAACGGCGCAATTTCCTCCACCACGACCGGCGTCCCCGGCCGCAATCCCAGTTCGCTCAGGTAGGTGAGCACGCCAGGCTCCTCCTCGGGCACCTGGAGGACGACGGCGTGATCGCCCGGCGCCAGATTTGCCAGCGGGAGCCCGCCGCGGCGCGGGACCTGGCCGGCAGCGGTTGGCACCACATGCCCGTGCGGGCAGGTGTCGGGTTCGCCCAGAAACCGCTCCAGGCGGTCTATCAAACTCGCGGACGACACGTGCTCCAGGCCGCAGGCCGCTTCGTGTGCCTCCTCCCAGGGCATGGCGAGCACGTCCACGAGGAACCGCTCCCACAGGCGATGCCGACGCAGGACGTTCAGGGCACGCGCCTCGCCCTCGGCGGTTAGGGTTACGCCCTTGTACGGGGCATACGCCACAAGACCGTCCCGCTCCAAGCGACGCACCATCTCGTTGGCGGATACGGACGAGACGCCCAGCCGCTCGGCCAGGGCGGGAATGGCCGCCGGCGAGCCGTCCTGGATGAGTTTGTAGATGGCCTCCAGGTACTCCTCCGCGTTTTGCGACATCATTTCGGGACTCCGCGAGTGATGATTAGGCAAACCTAATTGCAAAGATTAGGATGGCCTATTATATCATGGGGTGGCGCTTTCTGTCAAGATGGTGGGGAGGGGGTAAAGACCCCATGGCCTCTATAACCGCCAATAACGCTCATCCACGCAAATGGGGAACGGTAAGGGCAGGTTTCCATACCTGCCCCTCTGCCCCCGGCGGCTGTGGAAAGCCGCCCTACAGTGAATTTCCCATTCGTGTGGATTCGTGTTATTCGTGGATGGCTCTCTGGGGCGGGGATGGGTGAGGTGAACCCTGCGCGGCCATTCGCACCTTTCGTGTCCCGCTCCCTCGGTGAACGAATTGTAACCTGCCGGCGCCGCCAATGTCATCGGATTTTCATCAGGCGCGTGTACAATGGCATAGGCGCGTCGCGCGGCGTTTGCCCGCGCCCGCGGTTCCATGTATACTCATACAGAGCACCAAGACCTTTGCAGCATTTGGAGGACAACGAACATGAGCAACTCGCAATTTCCTGGCCGCGGCAAAGTGGCCGTTTTACGCACCACTCCCGAGACCGTCCTGGAAGACTACCGCCGCCTGATGCAACTGGCGGGGTTTGAGCAGGCCCTCCCGAAGGACAAAGAGACCCTGCTCAAAATCAACATCTCCTGGCAGCAGTGGTATCCCGCCTGCTCCACCGCGCCCTGGCAATTGGAAGCCGTCATCCGCACGCTGCTGGACGCCGGCTATCGCGACCTCATCGCCGCGCACAACCGCACGGTGGTGGTGGACGCCTACGTGGGCGAGCGCAACAACAAGCACAAACTCGTGGTGGACCGCTACGGCCTGCGCAACGTCCACCTGTACGAGCCCCAGGTGGAGTGGATCGTGTACGAGCCGAAGACCCCCATGCTGGTGCTGGACAAGGTGTATCCCGACGGCATCAAGATTCCCAAGATGTTCATTGGGAAGAACATCGTCCACCTGCCCACCGTCAAGACCCACGTGTTCACCACCATCACGGGGGCCATGAAGAACGCCTTTGGCGGGCTGCTGTCGGAGCGCCGCCACTGGACCCACAGCGTTATCCACGAGACCGTCGTGGACCTCCTGGCCATCCAGCAGGAGATTCACACCGGCATCTTCGCCGTGATGGACGGCACGTTCGCCGGCGATGGCCCTGGGCCGCGCGCCATGAACGTCCACGAAAAGAACATCATCCTGGCCTCGGCGGATCAGGTCGCCATTGACGCCATATCCGCCAAGTTGCAGGGGTTTGACCCCATGTCGCTGAAGTTCATCCGCCTGGCCCACGAGCGCGGCCTGGGCGTGGGCGACCCGCGCGAGATAGAGATCGTCGGCGACGACATCTCGGGCGAGAACTGGCATTTCGTTACGGGCGAGACCTTCGCCAGCCGCGGCCAGAAGATGATCTACCACGGCCCCCTGAAGCCGTTTGAGAACCTGCTGCTGCGCAGCCCCATCGTGCCCTGGTCCTACATCGCCTCGCGGGCCTACTACGACGGGCTTTGGTACCCTCTGGTGGGGCACAAGCGGGTCCAGGAGGCGCTCAAGACGCCGTGGGGGCGGCTGTTTGAGCGGTACGGCGACGTCCCTGCGGTAACCGATCCGCTCTACGATCCCAAGAAGGCCGGCCTGGGACTCGCGGGGCTTGCCGCTGTGTTGGCGGGGCTGGCCATTTGGAGGAAGCGTGGCCGCAAGTGAGATTTGGCGCGCAGACCTCCACCTGCACACGCACTACTCGCGGGATTGCGCGGTCAGTCCGCGGCGACTGGTGGAGGTCGCCCGCGAGCGCGGCCTTTCGCGCATCGCCGTAACGGACCACAACAGCATAGAGGGCGCGTTGGAGGCGCAATCCATCGCGCCCGATTTCGTCATCGTCGGCGAGGAGATCAAGACCGACAGCGGCGAATTGCTGGCGTATTTCATCCGAGAGCGGATTCCCCCCGGCCTTTCGCCCGAGGAGACCATTCGCCGCATCCGCGAGCAGGGCGGCGTCGTTGGCGTGTCGCACCCGCTGGACCAACTGCGCCGTGAGGCGATGGGGCGCGACGTGCTGGCCCGCGTGCTGCCGCTGATAGATTGCGTGGAGGTTTTCAACGCGCGGGTCGTCCTGCCGGGGGACAATGCGCGGGCCCAGGCGCTGGCCCGCGAGCGCGGCCTGCCCGGGACAGCGGGAAGCGACGCGCATTCGGTATACGAGGTGGGGCGGGCCTATGTGGAACTGCCGCCCTTCGCGGGACCTCAAGACTTCCTTGCATCGCTGCGACAGGGCAGGGCGGTGGGGCGACTGTCTTCGCCGCTCGTGCATCTGATCAGCACCGTCAACAAACTGCGGAGACGGGGCGCGCGCTAGCCCCGTTCCGCTTTCAAGAGGAGGCGACCATGGCCGCCGAAGTTACAGCAAGCATCCTGGCTGCCGTTGCCCCGACCATCGTGTACGTCCTCATCATCTGGTGGTGCGACCGGTACGAGAAGGAGCCGATTCTGCTGCTGGCGGCGGCCTTTATCTGGGGCGCGGTGCCGGCCATCTTGCTCTCCCTCGGCGCCGAGATCGCATTGGATGCGCCTCTGTCGGCCTACTCCGACCTGGCGCGCGACCTGGCTTCCGCGTCGCTTGTCGCGCCGATTGTGGAGGAACTCGCCAAGGCCATCGCCCTGTACCTCATCTACCGCCTCTTCCGCGACGAGTTTGACGGCGTGCTGGACGGGGTCATCTACGGCGCGCTCGTGGGGTTCGGCTTCGCCATGACCGAGAATTTCTTCTACCTGATGCACGAGGCGACCTCCGGGGGCTGGGAGAGTTTCGGCGTGCTGGCGGCGCTGCGCACCATCGTCTTCGGGCTGAATCACGCGTTCTACACCGCCTTCACGGGGGCGGGGCTTGGCTACGCCCGCAACGCGACCAATCGCCTGGCGAAGGGGGCCGTGCCCGTGCTGGGGCTGCTGGTGGGGATGGGCTTCCACGCGGTGCACAACCTGGGGGCCACCCTATCGGGCGAGACGCTGGCGGCCATCGGCATCAGCCTCATCGGGGACGCGGGTGGCGTGCTCATCGTGATCGGCATCCTCGTGCTGGCGCTGCGCCAGGAGCGCCGTTGGATCGCCGAGGAACTGCGCCCCGAAATCGGCATCCTGCTGACGGTGGACGAGTACCGCATTGCCCAGTCCCCCTTGCGGCGGCTACGGGCGCAGGGCAAGGCCGCGGCCTCCAGGAACCTGGCCCACGGCCGCAAGGTCGCCAAGTTCTACCGCCTGCTGGCCGAATTGGCCTTCCGCCTCCATCGCTACCGCCACGGGCGCGCCTCGGCCAAAGACCTGCGCGCCATTCCCCGCCTGCGCGAGCAAATCGCCCACCTCCGCTCTGGGATGGCCTCCTGACTGCAGACAGGCGTTGCGCGAACCCGTCTCGGTTCCAAAGTCTGCGGGTCGGGTGCGTCGCGCCTTGGTCGCCAACGCAAGACGGAACCGAATCGCGAACCCATCCCGATTGTCAACACGCGGCCCTGACGGTATAATGCGCTTGTAGCGCATATCCTGGAGGCTTGGTCATGGACATCATCTGGTACGGGCACGCGTGCTTTCGCATCAAAGACCGCACGGCGACGATCATCACCGACCCGTTTGACAAGAGCATCGGCCTTTCGCCCACCGGCTTGAAGGGCGATATTGTTACCATCAGCCACCCGCACCCGGGGCATTCCAACGCGAAAGCCGTCAGGGGCAATCCGTTCGTCGTAGACGGGCCGGGCGAGTACGAAGTCAGCGGCGTCTTCATCACCGGCATCTCGTCGTTCCACGACGCCCGCAACGGACGGGAATACGGCAAGAACACCATTTTCGTCTTTGAGATGGAAGGGCTGCGGGTGTGCCATCTGGGGGATTTGGGGCACATTCCCAGCCAGAGCCAGGTGGAGGCCATCGGCGACATCAACGTCCTCCTCGTGCCTGTGGGCGGCGGGGCTTCGTTGAAGGCGTCCCAGGCGACCGAGGTGGTGAGCCTGCTGGAGCCGAGCATCGTGATCCCCATGCACTACCGCTTGAGCGGGCTGACCATGAAACTGGACCCGGTCGGCAAATTCCTGAAGGAGTTAGGCATCGCGTCGGCGGAGGAGCAGGACGCGCTGAAGGTTTCGGCCAGCAGCCTGCCCGAGGAGACGCAGGTCGTGCTCCTTCGGCCCAAGTTGGAGAACGGAGACTAGATGAACCGGTTGCGCGTTG comes from the Chloroflexota bacterium genome and includes:
- a CDS encoding ferrous iron transport protein A; this encodes MRTRNHTLAHDAALKSDQRITLSALPSGNTGTVAELQGGRGFTTRMAALGFTPGASVTMMQNFGRGPVIVLVRGTRIALGRGEAERVWITLNGDKSHEESR
- a CDS encoding metal-dependent transcriptional regulator, yielding MMSQNAEEYLEAIYKLIQDGSPAAIPALAERLGVSSVSANEMVRRLERDGLVAYAPYKGVTLTAEGEARALNVLRRHRLWERFLVDVLAMPWEEAHEAACGLEHVSSASLIDRLERFLGEPDTCPHGHVVPTAAGQVPRRGGLPLANLAPGDHAVVLQVPEEEPGVLTYLSELGLRPGTPVVVEEIAPFDGPLTLRVGEALLALGRNLASQILVDRK
- a CDS encoding DUF362 domain-containing protein; the encoded protein is MSNSQFPGRGKVAVLRTTPETVLEDYRRLMQLAGFEQALPKDKETLLKINISWQQWYPACSTAPWQLEAVIRTLLDAGYRDLIAAHNRTVVVDAYVGERNNKHKLVVDRYGLRNVHLYEPQVEWIVYEPKTPMLVLDKVYPDGIKIPKMFIGKNIVHLPTVKTHVFTTITGAMKNAFGGLLSERRHWTHSVIHETVVDLLAIQQEIHTGIFAVMDGTFAGDGPGPRAMNVHEKNIILASADQVAIDAISAKLQGFDPMSLKFIRLAHERGLGVGDPREIEIVGDDISGENWHFVTGETFASRGQKMIYHGPLKPFENLLLRSPIVPWSYIASRAYYDGLWYPLVGHKRVQEALKTPWGRLFERYGDVPAVTDPLYDPKKAGLGLAGLAAVLAGLAIWRKRGRK
- a CDS encoding PHP domain-containing protein, whose translation is MAASEIWRADLHLHTHYSRDCAVSPRRLVEVARERGLSRIAVTDHNSIEGALEAQSIAPDFVIVGEEIKTDSGELLAYFIRERIPPGLSPEETIRRIREQGGVVGVSHPLDQLRREAMGRDVLARVLPLIDCVEVFNARVVLPGDNARAQALARERGLPGTAGSDAHSVYEVGRAYVELPPFAGPQDFLASLRQGRAVGRLSSPLVHLISTVNKLRRRGAR
- a CDS encoding PrsW family intramembrane metalloprotease; translation: MAAEVTASILAAVAPTIVYVLIIWWCDRYEKEPILLLAAAFIWGAVPAILLSLGAEIALDAPLSAYSDLARDLASASLVAPIVEELAKAIALYLIYRLFRDEFDGVLDGVIYGALVGFGFAMTENFFYLMHEATSGGWESFGVLAALRTIVFGLNHAFYTAFTGAGLGYARNATNRLAKGAVPVLGLLVGMGFHAVHNLGATLSGETLAAIGISLIGDAGGVLIVIGILVLALRQERRWIAEELRPEIGILLTVDEYRIAQSPLRRLRAQGKAAASRNLAHGRKVAKFYRLLAELAFRLHRYRHGRASAKDLRAIPRLREQIAHLRSGMAS
- a CDS encoding MBL fold metallo-hydrolase — its product is MDIIWYGHACFRIKDRTATIITDPFDKSIGLSPTGLKGDIVTISHPHPGHSNAKAVRGNPFVVDGPGEYEVSGVFITGISSFHDARNGREYGKNTIFVFEMEGLRVCHLGDLGHIPSQSQVEAIGDINVLLVPVGGGASLKASQATEVVSLLEPSIVIPMHYRLSGLTMKLDPVGKFLKELGIASAEEQDALKVSASSLPEETQVVLLRPKLENGD